Sequence from the Desulfonispora thiosulfatigenes DSM 11270 genome:
AATTGTTTTCAACAGCCTTAGGTAGCGAGTCAGCAACAGCTACATTAACTGCTCTAGGTCAAATTAGTGGTATTTGGGTAGGTGGAGGAACCTTAATTCCTTGGGCACTAATTCCTGTAGCTGCTATTTGTAAGGTGAGTCCTTTTGATTTAGCAAGAAGAAATTTAATTCCTGTATTAGTTGGTTTAATTGTCACCACATTTTCAGCTTTATTTTTCTTATAACTTAACAAAGAATATTTAGTTTAAAAAGGAACCTACATGGTTCCTTTTTTTAATCTATAAGGTTAAAAGCATCTTTTCCAGCTCCTGTAGCTTTTAAAAAGATTGCTACATTACCCTCTAGACCTTTTTCCATATAATCTGTCCTAACTTTATCATAAGGGGTATGAGCATATTGCTCTTGCATTGGAGAATATCCGATAGTAGGTTTTTTATCTATCCCAGCTGTTTTACTGCCGTCGGTTCCAAAATCCCAATAACCAAATTTAACTTCTTGACCAACTTCTTTAAGTGCTTCAGCGCAGGCTATAGTAAATCCATGCTCTTTAGATATTTTCCAAGGATTCATATCTCTTTTAGCCTCTAGTTCTATACCTGTATAGGACCTTTCAATAGTTGATTTAACTTTAGCATCAGCTTTAAATTCAGGGTCAATTAAACTTAATTCGTTAATTAAGTTATCCATTTCTTGTTTTACAAAAGCTGCATCTTCACCAGGAATTGTACGTCTATCGATAGTAAGTATACAGCGATCAGGAACAATGGCAAGTTCACCTGGTAAACATTCAATTACGTTTAAAGAAATAGAAGCTTGCCCTAAATCTTCATCCCTTGGAAGAGCGGGGTATAATTCATCTTTTATTTTTGAGATAAGTGGCATTGCTTTATAAACAGCATTAACGCCAAGCCAAGGAGCACTTCCGTGAGATGTTCTACCATAAACTGTTACAAGCAAATCAACATGACCTCTATG
This genomic interval carries:
- a CDS encoding M20/M25/M40 family metallo-hydrolase; translated protein: MTDIYTKVSQLAKQLKPEIVKFTQELIKIPSISGQEQDLAEVLLNKMAELKYDDFFRDDLGNIVGIIKGTEPGPTIMYNSHMDHVSPGNYSNWEGYDPYGGKIDICEISNQEKTLTELTECIHGRAASDVKAGHACQIYAGFILLKLRDMGYKIKGNFMYTGVVQEEPASLIGMTYLIDKTFKEKGLDYDAVVSSEATSLKLYLGHRGHVDLLVTVYGRTSHGSAPWLGVNAVYKAMPLISKIKDELYPALPRDEDLGQASISLNVIECLPGELAIVPDRCILTIDRRTIPGEDAAFVKQEMDNLINELSLIDPEFKADAKVKSTIERSYTGIELEAKRDMNPWKISKEHGFTIACAEALKEVGQEVKFGYWDFGTDGSKTAGIDKKPTIGYSPMQEQYAHTPYDKVRTDYMEKGLEGNVAIFLKATGAGKDAFNLID